One genomic region from Rhizomicrobium palustre encodes:
- the rplQ gene encoding 50S ribosomal protein L17 yields the protein MRHRNSGRKLGKTASHRTAMFANMAAALIKHEQIKTTLPKAKELRPIVEKLVTLSRRNDLHARRQAVSTVRDTDQVKKLFDVLAPRYAGRPGGYIRVLKAGFRNGDNAPMAIIEFVDRDPEAKGKDSGPVTVAEEGAED from the coding sequence ATGCGCCATCGCAATTCCGGACGGAAGCTTGGCAAGACAGCATCACACCGCACGGCTATGTTCGCGAACATGGCGGCGGCGCTGATCAAGCACGAGCAGATCAAGACCACGCTGCCCAAGGCGAAGGAACTTCGCCCCATCGTCGAGAAGCTGGTGACTCTGTCGCGTCGTAACGACCTGCACGCCCGCCGCCAGGCGGTGTCCACGGTTCGTGACACCGATCAGGTCAAGAAGCTGTTCGACGTGCTGGCCCCGCGTTATGCCGGCCGTCCGGGCGGTTACATCCGCGTGTTGAAGGCGGGTTTCCGCAATGGCGACAACGCTCCGATGGCGATCATCGAGTTCGTGGATCGCGATCCGGAAGCCAAGGGCAAGGATTCTGGCCCGGTGACCGTTGCCGAAGAAGGCGCGGAAGACTGA
- a CDS encoding DNA-directed RNA polymerase subunit alpha, translated as MFQKNWQELIKPQKLRIEPGHEPGRVATIIAEPLERGFGLTLGNALRRVLLSSLQGAAVTSIQIEGVLHEFSSIAGVREDVTDIVLNIKQVALRMHAEGPKRLSLKVTGPGEVKAGDIQAVADVEVLNPELVICTLDDKVEFRMELTVNTGKGYVPADRNRPEDAPIGLIAVDSLFSPVKKVSYKVENTREGQILDYDKLTLVVETNGAITPDNAVAYAARILQDQLQVFINFEEPRERVTEEAKPDLAFNPVLLKKVDELELSVRSANCLKNDNIVYIGDLIQKTEAEMLRTPNFGRKSLNEIKAVLAEMGLHLGMEVPGWPPENIEDLAKRYEDQY; from the coding sequence ATGTTTCAGAAGAATTGGCAAGAACTGATCAAGCCGCAAAAGCTGCGCATTGAACCTGGTCATGAGCCGGGCCGCGTAGCTACGATTATCGCCGAACCGCTGGAACGCGGTTTCGGTCTGACGCTCGGCAATGCGCTGCGTCGCGTGCTGCTGTCCTCGCTGCAGGGCGCTGCCGTGACCTCGATCCAGATCGAGGGCGTGCTGCATGAATTCTCGTCCATTGCGGGCGTGCGCGAAGACGTGACGGACATCGTCCTGAACATCAAGCAGGTCGCGCTGCGCATGCATGCCGAAGGCCCCAAGCGCCTGTCGCTCAAGGTCACCGGCCCGGGCGAAGTGAAGGCTGGCGACATCCAGGCTGTGGCCGATGTCGAAGTCCTGAACCCCGAGCTCGTCATCTGCACGCTGGACGACAAGGTCGAGTTCCGCATGGAACTGACGGTCAACACCGGCAAGGGCTATGTCCCGGCCGATCGCAACCGTCCTGAAGATGCCCCCATCGGCCTCATCGCCGTGGACAGCCTCTTCTCGCCGGTCAAGAAAGTCTCCTACAAGGTCGAGAACACCCGCGAAGGGCAGATCCTCGACTATGACAAGCTGACGCTGGTCGTGGAAACCAATGGCGCCATCACGCCGGATAACGCCGTGGCCTATGCCGCGCGCATCCTGCAGGATCAGCTCCAGGTCTTCATCAACTTCGAAGAGCCGCGCGAGCGCGTCACCGAAGAAGCCAAGCCCGATCTTGCTTTCAACCCGGTCCTCCTCAAGAAGGTGGACGAGCTGGAACTGTCGGTGCGTTCGGCCAACTGCCTCAAGAACGACAACATCGTCTACATCGGCGACCTTATCCAGAAGACCGAGGCGGAAATGCTCCGTACCCCGAACTTCGGGCGCAAGTCGCTGAACGAGATCAAGGCGGTGCTGGCGGAAATGGGACTGCATCTCGGCATGGAAGTGCCGGGCTGGCCGCCGGAAAACATCGAAGACCTCGCCAAGCGGTACGAGGATCAATACTAA
- the rpsK gene encoding 30S ribosomal protein S11: protein MAASDKKAPRARKKEKKNVVVGVAHVAATFNNTIITITDPAGNAISWSSAGMMGFKGSRKSTPYAAQVAAEDAGKKAVEHGMRSLEVEVSGPGSGRESALRALQTVGLVVTSIRDVTPIPHNGCRPPKRRRV from the coding sequence ATGGCCGCTTCCGATAAGAAGGCGCCGCGCGCCCGTAAGAAAGAAAAGAAGAACGTTGTCGTGGGCGTCGCGCATGTTGCGGCCACTTTCAACAACACCATCATCACCATCACCGATCCGGCTGGCAATGCCATCTCCTGGTCGTCGGCTGGCATGATGGGCTTCAAGGGTTCGCGCAAGTCCACGCCGTATGCCGCTCAGGTGGCTGCTGAAGACGCTGGCAAGAAGGCCGTTGAACACGGCATGCGCTCGCTCGAAGTGGAAGTGTCTGGTCCGGGTTCGGGCCGTGAATCTGCGCTGCGCGCGCTGCAGACCGTTGGTCTCGTTGTGACGTCCATCCGTGACGTGACGCCGATCCCGCACAACGGCTGCCGTCCGCCGAAGCGCCGCCGCGTCTAA
- the rpsM gene encoding 30S ribosomal protein S13 yields MARIAGVNIPTQKQVWIGLRYIHGIGPAKAKEICDKTGIAPTRRVHDLTDAEVIQIREVIDRDYLVEGDLRREISMNIKRLMDLGCYRGLRHRKNLPVRGQRTHTNARTRKGPARAIAGKKKVTK; encoded by the coding sequence GTGGCACGTATTGCCGGTGTGAACATTCCTACCCAGAAGCAGGTCTGGATCGGCCTGCGCTATATTCACGGTATTGGCCCGGCAAAGGCCAAGGAAATCTGTGATAAGACGGGCATTGCCCCGACGCGCCGTGTCCACGACCTGACGGATGCTGAAGTCATCCAGATCCGTGAAGTGATCGACCGCGATTACCTGGTTGAAGGCGATCTGCGTCGTGAAATTTCGATGAACATCAAGCGCTTGATGGATTTGGGCTGCTACCGCGGTCTGCGCCATCGTAAGAACCTGCCGGTTCGCGGCCAGCGCACGCATACCAACGCGCGCACCCGCAAGGGTCCCGCCCGCGCCATCGCCGGCAAGAAGAAGGTGACGAAGTAA
- a CDS encoding adenylate kinase: MNLVLFGPPGSGKGTQAKILQEGQGWPQLSTGDMLRAAIAAGTELGKKCKAIIDAGQLVSDEIVIGIISERYDQPDCAKGAIFDGFPRTIPQAEALDSMLKARDKQIDLVIELKVDDSVLISRVEARIAQSGGAARADDTPETLKARLEVYYKNTAPLLEYYKKQGKLVTVDGMAPIAEVTKAIAAVIEKAGSK; encoded by the coding sequence TTGAATCTCGTACTGTTTGGACCGCCCGGTTCGGGCAAAGGCACGCAAGCCAAAATCCTCCAAGAGGGGCAGGGCTGGCCGCAACTTTCCACTGGCGACATGCTGCGCGCGGCCATCGCCGCCGGCACGGAGCTCGGCAAGAAGTGCAAGGCGATCATCGATGCGGGGCAGCTCGTTTCTGATGAAATTGTGATCGGCATCATCTCCGAACGTTACGACCAGCCGGACTGCGCCAAGGGCGCCATCTTTGATGGTTTTCCGCGCACCATTCCGCAGGCCGAAGCCCTTGATTCGATGCTGAAGGCCCGCGACAAGCAGATCGATCTCGTGATCGAGCTCAAGGTCGATGATTCTGTGCTGATTTCACGCGTCGAAGCCCGTATCGCCCAGTCGGGCGGGGCGGCGCGTGCGGACGATACCCCCGAGACGCTGAAAGCCCGTCTTGAGGTCTATTACAAGAATACCGCTCCGTTACTGGAGTACTATAAAAAGCAGGGCAAACTCGTCACGGTTGACGGCATGGCGCCGATTGCCGAGGTGACCAAAGCCATTGCTGCGGTAATCGAAAAGGCCGGGTCGAAGTAG
- the secY gene encoding preprotein translocase subunit SecY, protein MPSAAEQLAANFNFGNFAKAKELRQRIMFTLGALIVTRIGTYIPMPGIDPAGLARFIGEQGGGLLDIFNTLAGGAVSRMAIFALGIMPYISASIIMQLFTTVFPELENLKKEGAAGQKIINQYTRYGTVGLAAVQAFAIAIGLEHGQGIVLEPGWFFRISAVITLTGGTMLLMWLGEQITSRGVGNGISLIIFAGIVARFPSIIGQELEKARTGAISPLVLIFFAVFAVVLVAVIVFMERAQRRLLVQYPKRQQGNRMFGGESSHLPLKLNVSGVIPPIFASSILLMPMTVAQFNAASLPDWATSVIQVISRGQPLYLFLYGAMIIFFAFFYTSIVFNPEETAENLKKYGGFIPGIRPGKKTAEYIDFVLTRCTVIGSLYLAVVCLIPEFMWQSNVSFALGGTSLLIVVSVTMDTVAQIQSHLIAQQYEGLIKKAKLRGARR, encoded by the coding sequence ATGCCTTCAGCAGCCGAACAACTTGCCGCGAACTTCAACTTTGGCAACTTTGCCAAAGCCAAAGAGCTGCGGCAGCGTATCATGTTCACCTTGGGCGCGCTGATCGTCACTCGCATCGGCACTTATATCCCCATGCCGGGCATCGACCCGGCTGGGCTTGCTCGCTTCATCGGCGAGCAGGGCGGCGGTCTGCTCGACATCTTCAACACCCTTGCGGGTGGTGCGGTGTCGCGCATGGCCATCTTCGCCCTCGGCATTATGCCCTACATCTCTGCCTCGATTATCATGCAGCTCTTCACCACGGTTTTCCCGGAGCTGGAAAACCTGAAGAAGGAAGGCGCCGCAGGGCAGAAGATCATCAACCAGTATACCCGCTACGGCACGGTCGGCCTCGCTGCGGTTCAGGCTTTCGCGATTGCGATCGGTCTGGAGCACGGGCAGGGCATCGTCCTTGAGCCTGGCTGGTTCTTCCGGATTTCCGCGGTCATTACCCTGACCGGCGGCACCATGCTCCTGATGTGGCTGGGTGAGCAGATCACCAGCCGCGGCGTCGGCAACGGCATTTCGCTGATCATTTTTGCCGGTATCGTGGCCCGTTTCCCCTCCATCATCGGTCAAGAGCTGGAAAAGGCCCGCACCGGCGCCATCAGCCCGCTGGTCCTGATTTTCTTCGCGGTTTTCGCCGTGGTTCTGGTCGCTGTGATTGTCTTCATGGAGCGCGCCCAGCGCCGTCTCCTGGTGCAATATCCCAAGCGCCAGCAGGGTAACCGCATGTTCGGCGGCGAATCCTCGCATCTGCCGCTGAAGCTCAACGTCTCGGGCGTTATCCCGCCGATCTTTGCCTCGTCGATCCTGCTCATGCCGATGACGGTGGCGCAGTTCAACGCGGCGAGCCTGCCCGATTGGGCGACCTCGGTGATCCAGGTGATCTCCCGTGGCCAGCCGCTCTACTTGTTCCTCTATGGGGCGATGATCATCTTCTTCGCCTTCTTCTACACCTCCATCGTCTTCAATCCCGAGGAAACCGCCGAGAATCTCAAGAAGTATGGCGGCTTCATCCCGGGCATCCGCCCCGGCAAGAAGACGGCGGAATATATCGACTTCGTGCTTACGCGCTGCACCGTGATCGGCTCCTTGTATCTGGCTGTTGTGTGCCTGATCCCGGAATTCATGTGGCAGAGCAATGTCTCCTTCGCCTTGGGCGGGACCTCACTGCTTATCGTTGTCAGCGTGACTATGGATACGGTCGCGCAGATCCAGAGCCATCTGATCGCGCAGCAATATGAGGGTCTGATCAAGAAAGCGAAGTTGAGGGGGGCACGCCGTTGA
- the rplO gene encoding 50S ribosomal protein L15: MKLNEIANNPGATKKKTKVGRGSSSGLGKTCGRGVKGAKARTGNAVYGFEGGQMPLHMRMPKRGFNNIFGTDFAEINLGRLQKAVDEKKIDVSAKIDLPALKAAGLVSKSRDGVRLLAKGELSAKLNLEVAGASKSAVEAVEKAGGSVVVTYKKKVTANKKGEPGKRQQRRIDSAKKRAERNG; the protein is encoded by the coding sequence ATGAAACTCAACGAAATCGCCAACAACCCGGGCGCGACGAAGAAGAAGACCAAGGTTGGCCGCGGTTCCTCTTCGGGCCTCGGCAAGACGTGCGGTCGCGGCGTGAAGGGTGCGAAGGCCCGTACCGGTAATGCCGTGTACGGCTTCGAAGGCGGCCAGATGCCGCTGCACATGCGCATGCCGAAGCGCGGCTTCAACAACATCTTCGGCACCGATTTCGCCGAGATCAACCTGGGCCGTCTCCAGAAGGCGGTGGACGAGAAGAAGATCGACGTTTCGGCGAAGATCGACCTTCCGGCGCTGAAGGCGGCGGGCCTTGTGTCCAAGTCGCGTGATGGCGTCCGTCTGCTGGCCAAGGGCGAGCTCAGCGCGAAGCTGAACCTCGAAGTGGCTGGTGCCTCCAAATCGGCTGTGGAAGCGGTCGAGAAGGCGGGCGGCTCGGTGGTTGTGACCTACAAGAAGAAGGTCACCGCCAACAAGAAGGGCGAGCCCGGTAAGCGCCAACAGCGCCGTATCGATTCCGCCAAAAAACGAGCCGAGCGTAACGGGTAA
- the rpmD gene encoding 50S ribosomal protein L30 → MADEKKTITVKQVRSAARRPAIQTATLKGLGLGKMHRTRTLEDTPSVRGMIRSVQHLVEIVEESK, encoded by the coding sequence ATGGCCGACGAAAAGAAGACCATCACCGTGAAGCAGGTGCGCTCAGCCGCCCGGCGTCCGGCGATCCAGACGGCGACCCTCAAGGGTCTGGGCCTGGGCAAGATGCATCGCACCCGCACGCTGGAGGACACTCCGTCCGTGCGCGGCATGATCCGCTCGGTCCAGCACCTGGTCGAGATTGTCGAAGAGAGCAAGTAA
- the rpsE gene encoding 30S ribosomal protein S5: MAREGRERGDREERDSEFVDKLVHINRVAKVVKGGRRFGFAALVVVGDQRGRVGFGHGKAREVPEAIRKATDEAKKSLVRVPLKDGRTLHHEVVGHHGAGKVVVRPAPQGTGIIAGGPMRAVFEALGVGDVVAKSLGTSNPYNMVRAAFDALKQQQSPRLVAQRRGRSVAEIISRREKGATAEPTGA, encoded by the coding sequence GTGGCGCGTGAAGGAAGAGAACGCGGCGATCGCGAAGAGCGTGACAGCGAATTCGTCGATAAGCTGGTCCACATCAACCGTGTTGCCAAGGTGGTGAAGGGCGGCCGTCGTTTCGGCTTTGCTGCTCTCGTCGTCGTCGGTGACCAGCGCGGCCGGGTCGGTTTCGGCCACGGCAAGGCGCGTGAAGTGCCGGAAGCCATCCGCAAGGCGACGGACGAGGCCAAGAAGTCCTTGGTTCGCGTTCCGCTGAAGGACGGCCGCACGCTTCATCATGAAGTGGTCGGTCATCATGGCGCAGGCAAGGTTGTGGTGCGTCCCGCCCCGCAGGGTACCGGCATCATCGCCGGCGGTCCGATGCGTGCGGTGTTCGAAGCGCTTGGCGTTGGCGACGTTGTCGCCAAGTCGCTCGGCACCTCGAACCCCTACAACATGGTTCGCGCCGCTTTCGACGCCCTCAAGCAGCAGCAGTCGCCGCGCCTCGTCGCGCAGCGCCGCGGTCGCTCGGTGGCCGAGATCATCTCGCGCCGTGAAAAGGGCGCGACGGCTGAACCCACCGGCGCATAA
- the rplR gene encoding 50S ribosomal protein L18: protein MTISLFDRRKRRNRYRLVQNAGGRPRLSVFRSGRHIYAQVIDDLAGATLAQASTHEKEHPVSKSWNIDAAKEVGKLVAERAIAAGVKKVVFDRGGYIYHGRVKALADAAREGGLEF, encoded by the coding sequence ATGACGATTTCTCTTTTCGATCGCCGCAAGCGGCGCAACCGTTATCGTCTGGTGCAGAATGCGGGCGGCCGTCCGCGTCTGTCCGTCTTCCGCTCGGGCCGCCACATCTACGCCCAGGTCATCGACGACCTGGCCGGCGCCACCCTGGCTCAGGCTTCGACCCACGAGAAGGAGCATCCCGTCTCCAAGTCGTGGAACATCGATGCCGCCAAGGAAGTGGGCAAGCTCGTTGCAGAGCGCGCCATTGCCGCCGGTGTGAAGAAGGTCGTGTTCGACCGCGGCGGGTACATTTATCATGGGCGCGTCAAGGCGCTCGCGGATGCCGCCCGTGAGGGCGGTCTGGAATTCTGA
- the rplF gene encoding 50S ribosomal protein L6 yields the protein MSRIGKKPVALPKGVTASIDGQTVKVKGPKGELSVTLVEEVAAKLDDHGVTITPREGFDRAPQMWGLSRTLVNNLVVGVTTGFSEKLEILGVGYRAAVQGKTLQLQLGFSHDVNYPIPEGITIVAEKPTSLTISGMNKQLVGQVAAEIRSWRSPEPYKGKGVRYANEYVRRKEGKKK from the coding sequence ATGTCTCGTATCGGCAAGAAGCCGGTTGCGCTGCCGAAGGGGGTTACCGCCTCCATCGATGGCCAGACGGTCAAAGTCAAAGGTCCCAAGGGCGAGCTCTCTGTCACGCTGGTGGAAGAGGTTGCGGCCAAGTTGGACGATCACGGCGTCACCATCACGCCGCGCGAAGGTTTCGACCGCGCGCCGCAGATGTGGGGTCTGTCGCGTACCCTCGTGAACAATCTCGTGGTGGGTGTCACCACGGGCTTTTCCGAGAAGTTGGAAATCCTCGGCGTCGGTTATCGCGCCGCGGTTCAGGGCAAGACCCTGCAGTTGCAGCTCGGTTTCAGCCACGATGTGAACTATCCGATCCCGGAAGGCATCACCATCGTCGCTGAGAAGCCGACCTCGCTGACCATCTCGGGCATGAACAAGCAGCTCGTGGGCCAGGTCGCGGCCGAGATCCGTTCTTGGCGTTCCCCGGAGCCCTATAAGGGCAAAGGCGTGCGCTATGCGAACGAGTATGTTCGTCGCAAGGAAGGCAAGAAGAAATGA
- the rpsH gene encoding 30S ribosomal protein S8: protein MAISDPIGDLITRIRNGQLRGKTKITSPNSRLRTALLDVLQTEGYIRGYAEVEFKDGIKELEIELKYHEGRPVIRELKRVSTPGRRVYASVKELKPHRQGLGVSIVSTPQGVMTDSTAREKNVGGEVLCQVF from the coding sequence ATGGCGATTTCCGATCCCATTGGCGATTTGATCACGCGCATCCGCAACGGGCAGCTGCGCGGCAAGACGAAGATTACGTCGCCGAATTCGCGCCTGCGCACCGCGCTGCTCGATGTTCTGCAGACCGAAGGCTACATCCGCGGCTATGCCGAGGTGGAGTTCAAGGACGGCATCAAGGAACTCGAGATCGAGCTCAAGTATCATGAAGGCCGTCCGGTGATCCGCGAATTGAAGCGCGTTTCCACCCCGGGCCGCCGCGTCTACGCCTCGGTGAAGGAGCTGAAGCCCCACCGCCAAGGCCTTGGCGTCAGCATCGTTTCGACGCCGCAGGGCGTGATGACCGACTCTACCGCCCGCGAAAAGAACGTCGGCGGCGAAGTCCTCTGCCAGGTGTTCTAG
- the rpsN gene encoding 30S ribosomal protein S14 — protein sequence MAKTSQINRNKKREKLVAQYAVRRAELKAKAKDPNVPVEEQFAARLKLAKLPRNSSKVRVKHRCDLSGRSKGYYRKLKLSRIALRQLANFGQIPGMTKASW from the coding sequence ATGGCGAAGACTTCACAGATCAATCGCAATAAGAAACGCGAAAAGCTGGTGGCGCAGTACGCTGTCCGCCGGGCCGAGCTCAAGGCGAAGGCGAAAGACCCGAACGTGCCGGTCGAGGAGCAGTTCGCTGCTCGTCTGAAGCTGGCGAAACTGCCGCGGAACTCTTCGAAGGTTCGCGTCAAGCATCGCTGCGACCTGTCGGGCCGTTCGAAGGGCTATTACCGCAAGCTGAAGCTGTCGCGTATCGCGCTGCGTCAGTTGGCGAATTTCGGCCAGATCCCTGGCATGACCAAGGCGAGCTGGTAA
- the rplE gene encoding 50S ribosomal protein L5: MSDAGKKAPKGGNPIEKAKAEAKADKKAKKGADKAAGTQIAVGEIATDPNYIPRFKKRYNEVVRPALMKEFGYTNPLQVPKISKIVLNIGAGEGSQDTKKIQAAQNDLTAIAGQKAVITRAKKAISTFKITAGRPVGVKVTLRQDRMYEFLDRLVTMALPRQRDFRGLNGKSFDGRGNYALGLKEHIIFVEIDYDKTETVWGMDIIINTTAKTDEEAKALLKGFQFPFVN, from the coding sequence ATGTCTGACGCAGGTAAGAAGGCCCCAAAGGGCGGCAACCCCATCGAGAAGGCCAAAGCGGAAGCCAAGGCCGACAAGAAGGCCAAGAAGGGTGCCGATAAGGCCGCTGGGACGCAGATTGCCGTTGGCGAGATCGCCACGGACCCGAACTACATCCCGCGTTTCAAGAAGCGCTACAACGAAGTCGTTCGTCCGGCGCTGATGAAGGAATTCGGCTACACCAACCCGCTGCAGGTTCCGAAGATCTCCAAGATCGTTCTGAACATCGGCGCCGGTGAAGGCTCGCAGGACACCAAGAAGATCCAGGCCGCCCAGAATGACCTGACGGCGATTGCCGGCCAAAAGGCCGTGATCACCCGGGCCAAGAAGGCGATCTCGACCTTCAAGATCACCGCTGGCCGTCCGGTCGGCGTGAAGGTCACGCTGCGCCAGGACCGCATGTACGAATTCTTGGACCGTCTGGTGACCATGGCTCTGCCGCGTCAGCGCGACTTCCGTGGCCTGAATGGCAAGAGCTTTGATGGACGTGGCAACTACGCCCTTGGCCTCAAGGAACACATCATCTTCGTCGAAATCGACTACGATAAGACCGAGACCGTGTGGGGCATGGACATCATCATCAATACGACTGCGAAGACCGACGAAGAAGCCAAAGCGCTTCTCAAGGGCTTCCAGTTCCCCTTCGTGAACTGA
- the rplX gene encoding 50S ribosomal protein L24 translates to MSAKIKKGDRVIVTTGRDKGKKGEVLKVIPKDNRAVVSGVNTAKRHTKASQRNPQGGIVNKDQPIELSNLALIDPKSGEATRVGWKVLGDGRRVRVAKKSGEVIDV, encoded by the coding sequence ATGAGTGCGAAGATTAAGAAAGGCGACCGGGTGATCGTCACCACGGGCCGCGATAAGGGCAAGAAGGGCGAAGTCCTGAAGGTTATTCCGAAGGACAACCGCGCCGTCGTGTCCGGTGTGAACACCGCGAAGCGCCATACCAAGGCAAGCCAGCGCAATCCGCAGGGCGGCATCGTCAACAAGGACCAGCCGATCGAGCTGTCCAACCTGGCGCTGATCGATCCCAAGTCGGGCGAAGCCACGCGCGTGGGCTGGAAAGTTCTCGGCGACGGACGCCGGGTGCGCGTTGCGAAGAAGTCCGGTGAGGTAATCGATGTCTGA
- the rplN gene encoding 50S ribosomal protein L14 — translation MIQMSTELDVADNSGARRVMCIKVLGGSKRRYADVGDTIVVSVKEAIPRGRVKKGEVLKAVVVRTAHGVRRPDGSLIRFDGNAAVLVNNQGEPIGTRIFGPVTRELRAKNHMKIISLAPEVL, via the coding sequence ATGATTCAGATGTCGACCGAGCTTGACGTTGCCGACAACTCTGGTGCCCGTCGCGTGATGTGCATCAAGGTTCTCGGCGGGTCCAAGCGCCGTTACGCGGACGTTGGCGACACCATCGTCGTCTCCGTCAAGGAAGCCATTCCGCGCGGGCGCGTGAAAAAGGGCGAAGTCCTCAAGGCCGTTGTTGTGCGTACCGCCCATGGCGTGCGCCGTCCCGACGGCAGCTTGATCCGCTTCGACGGCAATGCCGCCGTGCTGGTCAACAACCAGGGCGAACCGATCGGAACACGTATTTTTGGACCGGTTACGCGCGAACTCCGTGCGAAAAACCACATGAAGATCATTTCGCTGGCGCCGGAGGTGCTCTGA
- the rpsQ gene encoding 30S ribosomal protein S17: MPKRVLQGVVVSDKNEKTVVVNVERRFTHPVMGKTVRRSKKYHAHVETGEYKVGDIVRIQECRPISKLKSWEVVERVVTGK, translated from the coding sequence ATGCCTAAGCGCGTGCTGCAGGGTGTGGTCGTCAGCGACAAGAACGAGAAGACCGTGGTGGTCAACGTGGAACGCCGTTTCACGCACCCGGTGATGGGCAAGACTGTCCGCCGTTCGAAGAAGTACCACGCTCATGTCGAGACCGGCGAATACAAGGTCGGCGACATCGTTCGTATTCAGGAATGCCGTCCGATCTCCAAGCTGAAGAGCTGGGAAGTGGTCGAACGTGTCGTCACCGGCAAGTAA
- the rpmC gene encoding 50S ribosomal protein L29: MAAKKTDKVASAKTASKADDFRTKSADELSEQIAKLKKEQFNLRFQKANGQLEKTNRIREVRRDIARIETILAEQRRKAV, from the coding sequence ATGGCTGCGAAGAAAACCGACAAAGTGGCCTCCGCCAAGACTGCGTCCAAGGCCGACGACTTCCGCACCAAGAGCGCGGATGAACTCAGCGAGCAGATCGCCAAGCTGAAGAAGGAGCAGTTCAACCTGCGCTTCCAGAAGGCGAATGGCCAGCTTGAGAAGACCAATCGCATCCGCGAAGTCCGCCGCGACATCGCCCGGATCGAAACGATCCTGGCGGAACAGCGCCGCAAGGCCGTTTGA
- the rplP gene encoding 50S ribosomal protein L16 translates to MLQPKRTKFRKQHKGRIHGVAKGGTYLAFGQFGLKALEPERINAREIEAARRAITREMKRAGRVWIRVFPDVPVSKKPAEVRMGSGKGAPEFWVAKVKPGRILFEIDGVDLETAKEAMRLGAAKLSIATKFIARVE, encoded by the coding sequence ATGCTTCAACCGAAACGTACAAAGTTCCGCAAACAGCACAAGGGCCGCATCCACGGCGTCGCCAAGGGCGGCACGTATCTGGCCTTTGGGCAGTTCGGCCTGAAAGCGCTCGAACCGGAACGCATCAATGCCCGCGAAATCGAAGCGGCTCGCCGCGCGATCACCCGCGAAATGAAGCGCGCCGGCCGCGTCTGGATCCGCGTCTTCCCGGATGTGCCGGTGTCGAAAAAGCCTGCCGAAGTCCGCATGGGCTCCGGTAAGGGTGCGCCGGAATTCTGGGTGGCCAAGGTCAAGCCGGGCCGCATTCTGTTCGAGATCGACGGTGTCGATTTGGAGACCGCCAAAGAGGCCATGCGCCTCGGCGCCGCCAAGCTGTCGATCGCGACCAAATTCATCGCTCGCGTGGAGTAG
- the rpsC gene encoding 30S ribosomal protein S3, translating into MGQKVNPTGLRLGINRTWDSRWYAGKKEYGKYLQEDIKIRDYLTEKLKAAGVSRVIIERPHKKCRITIHSARPGVVIGKKGADIEKLKADVQKYTTDEVHLNIVEIRKPEIDAKLVAENIAQQLERRVAFRRVMKRAVQSAMRLGAQGIRINCGGRLGGAEIARLEWYREGRVPLHTLRADIDYGIATAKTTYGTCGVKVWIFKGEIMEHDPFAVEKRNAENTDQGRGNQQERKERGDRTPSNAGE; encoded by the coding sequence ATGGGTCAGAAAGTTAATCCGACCGGCCTTCGCCTCGGCATCAACCGGACCTGGGACTCCCGCTGGTATGCCGGCAAGAAGGAATACGGCAAGTACCTTCAGGAAGACATCAAGATCCGCGACTACCTGACCGAGAAGCTTAAGGCTGCCGGCGTCTCCCGCGTGATCATCGAGCGTCCGCACAAGAAGTGCCGCATCACCATCCACTCGGCGCGTCCGGGCGTGGTGATCGGCAAGAAGGGTGCCGACATCGAGAAGCTGAAGGCCGACGTTCAGAAGTACACGACTGACGAAGTGCACCTGAACATCGTCGAAATCCGCAAGCCGGAAATCGATGCCAAGCTCGTGGCTGAGAATATTGCTCAGCAGCTCGAGCGCCGCGTCGCCTTCCGCCGCGTGATGAAGCGCGCCGTTCAGTCGGCCATGCGCCTCGGCGCCCAGGGCATCCGCATCAATTGCGGCGGTCGTCTGGGTGGCGCGGAAATCGCCCGCCTCGAGTGGTACCGTGAAGGTCGCGTGCCGCTGCACACGCTGCGCGCCGACATCGACTACGGTATCGCCACCGCGAAGACCACCTATGGCACCTGCGGCGTCAAGGTCTGGATCTTCAAGGGCGAGATCATGGAGCACGATCCCTTTGCCGTTGAAAAGCGCAATGCGGAGAACACCGATCAGGGCCGTGGCAACCAGCAGGAACGTAAGGAACGCGGTGACCGCACTCCTTCGAATGCTGGCGAATAA